In Choristoneura fumiferana chromosome 4, NRCan_CFum_1, whole genome shotgun sequence, the sequence CTATCTGGGAATAAAAGTTTGCGGAGCTCAAACGACACGTTTATACCGGTTCTTCCAGCAAGCAACCAACTGACTTGAATCCGTTGGCCATCTATTGGATACGCAAGAAACTAGTTCCTACATACGTCAGTGAatgataatagtaataaataataaactagacGTCGCTACTAGTCGATGCAGCTACGATGTTGTTTGACAAGTTCACTGGACTAAAGTTGGGGCCCTATACTATACAGTTTGTGTAGTTTTACGGTACTTTATCATACTGTAAAGTTTTTCTGGCAGAGGAAATACTGTGGGGTCCACTACCTTTATTTCCTACACTATAACACCTACTTAGGTATACACTTTACAGGTTAGGTTACCTAACTTTTCTTCTAAGTCGCACTCTTAATACAGTGGACGTGGTCGTCGGTTGAAGATGAAAAGATTGTTTGCATACTTtgatgacgactttcttggataacctaaccaacaaaaagttggaaaacccccgactttgtcactttaaagttcaatatctcaaaaacggctaaaccgattttgttgaaacatgtctaagaatcatcgctagaaaacctgatttcaaataaaaaaaaccgcattcaaataagtccacccgtttaagagctacggaaCACCCCTCTTTTATCCTCGGGAGTTAAAATTAGTGTTATTTTCCCATTCCTTCCACAACGCAGTGCTGGATTATGTACTTCCTAGTTGGCAATAGAGGTCGCCTTTTAAGACGCTTACGGGAAGAAATGGGCCAAGCCCATCCTAGTCTAAAGCCGGACACGGCCCAGTTTCctatggtacagtcacctgcattaatatctgccactttggtacgtgcaaaaatatctgccacgtcttatcggccctagaaatactACGGTGACTGTACTAGCCACGCGTTAAAAGCTTTTAAACATGCTTTCTACATCCATAACACCTACGTATAGTGTGGTATAGTGTAGAACTGGCTCCTTTGTTCGCGATCGTCCTGTTTCCCCGCTTCCGTCGCAGTTGACCGCTTCCTACGCTCGAGGCTCGCGCGTCAGGTTACTCGCACAATAGCGAGCCCTTCGACTTTGAAATGGCGGAGCATTCCAAAATGGAGGGTTGAAATTTAAGCCATGTGGAGTATGGTGGCGGTTGTTGCATTCCAACCCTGATTGATTTTGCTTTTAGTCCATCAACGAAAGGGAGAAATGAACAACGAttttacctatttttaaccgccgacacaaaaagaggggcgttttaagtttgaccgctgtgtgtgtctgtatttcTGTGTGTCGgagtgtgtgtctgtctgtggcaccgtacctcttaaacgggtggaccgatttgaatgctggtttttttaattgaaagcaggttttctagcgatggttcttagacatgttctatcaaaatcagttcagccgtttttgagatactgaactttaaattgacaaagtcggtggttttccaactttttgttgattaggttatttaaatattaaacatgaGAAAGTTCCCTTcagatttaataaattttaccaGTCCACTTTTTTATACCCGACTGCCTGtagaagggttatgtttttgaatCGTACGTATGTTATCTATGTAGGTACGTCTATTATTTTGGCATCCTTTGTCGCCTAATAGTACTGATTACAACATAAGTATTAGTAattggtaggtacctagtcATTAGATTCGTTGTAACTGGTAATATTTCAAGATAGCGTCCACCAAAATAAGTCCGCAAAAGCCGGGACTCACTGTCATTACTGCGATTTTTTTAGCCGGTCCGATTTTGAATGATTTCCGACCTGGTTTCATCCAACTGTtgaagttaggtacctacctactacctaccttgCTTACCTACTAAACAGATTTCTAGAATATTAGATTTGTTTTCTTTATAGATAATTTATGGAATCAGGGGTTACTTTGCGGGCGGagtttcatatcaatgaactaaaacaactttgctcacACGCGACCGTATGATAGCTAGTTacctacgcttatgcaagaatgcgtgttcatgcagttcttccacctccacactgtaagaacacgcacagCCACAGAATAAGCAATAATACAACAACTCACaacaacccatctatcaccaccgccacactacactgacgcgtttcgaactcaaccagagctcatcttcagagcaaaacaaccgcacaccatgctaccagatgttagcaACTGTAACTGTGCGTGTACGTGTAACTGTTTGAACACCAGTTcagaacacgcatatcttgcataagcgtacCTAGCTATcatatggtcgcgggtgaggaaATTCATTGTTTTGGTTTAttgttctttatatttttttaaagcagtctgattttttttttttttattgtacctacttatgtttcAAATTTAAACTAGACTATGTACCAAACCTAACTAAAACATCTTATACCTACCGTGAGCAGGTATAAGGTACACATTTGCAGAGTAGGTAGAtatgtaatgtatgttttagaaaatatttaaatagacaagctacctaaatattatatactgtaAACTGTAGTAGAAAGTAGTTAGACAATGGTCTCATGTGTCACGATATGACTTGTACAAGTCTTGTACATAATAAGAATGTGTCACCCTTCATTTGTTCGTGGCTTTTACGGTATGAGATACCTACACAGTAATCTAACATAATCTAAcctatttaaatacctattgtAATTCGGAGGAAAGTTAAAAGAAGACAATGGCTTCACGATTGTCATACTCGTACTTAGTGTTGGTTACGCCTAAAACACCCATTCACTTGTTTAAAAGAGCTTACATTACATTCTATTCTACCCTGATAAAATCACATGGATGGAGGAAATTAACGCCTGCGACAAATATTTGAACCTTTGTCGATCTTACTGCAATAAACATAGGATTCTAATTATCATTGTCATTACATAAGAATAGTGTCTGAGCGGACATTCGTTTTCGGTCTTGGCGAGTATCGGCGTATGATTAACGATTTAATTTCGGCTTTCATAGAAAATCCATCGGAACTAGAACTTATCCTGTGGCGCGTTCGACACCATCAGCAATCAACGTCGTAAAGTGGCTCGGCTACTCAACATCGGTTTCGGTTGCAGAGACTAGTTTGTGTTGgacactaaaaaataaaaacttaaaagtcATCTAGCCCTACGCGACAGTGATTTTTGTAGTCTCATCTCACTGTATTCTTTTACTTAGCACAAAAAATGTATGTCATCAGCCTTTGCGTAGCTCTCAATTTTCTAAACGTCTTGCACCAATTTAGCGACAAATTCATGGGTAAATTCActttagaataaatttattatctACTCACAAGTACTTCCGCCTCCAGATGATTAGCGCGGTGTAGGCGAGGCAAGCGAGGCTGCACGTGATCAGGATCATTATCCCAGCCGCGGTGCCGATGGGCTCGGCGCCCGCGATCTGGCGCGGGGAGTCCTTGAGCACTGGACGGGACCCTGGAAGGGCAAGGGCGATGGTTTAgaagaaacaataataaaaGAGACTATACGTTTGTCCCATTCGAATTTAAATATAGGTATAGAAATTGAGATCGCACCAGCACGTCTATGGCCGCGAACTGGCCACTAGCTAGCGGGCAGCGACGCGGAGTGTTTCCACTGCTAAATGCTTGTCTAGTGGAGTATGGTGGGCCTGACGCCTGGGTAGGAGTCAGAATGATTCAACCACTACATATGAGGATGTAACTCGGTTTATTACAAGGTATAATACATGGTTGCTCCGCATCACAGTACAGTTTGATTATGAAGTCATCGGGTAACTACCTGTAAGTATCTCCTTAGCTTAATGGTAGTGACTAGtgacacaatacggtatttgacaactcctgattttgccatatcttaatattattatgaaaatatagatatacagatagtgtttagcgaagagaaaattggatttatagtgattttttgaaaaatctatatacctgtctctatctcaaacgcttttctctatgcaacaagtatggcggtactggcgtgtgacgtcacatgccagtatgtctttctgtTTCTAATCTTGAacttcaaacctttataactttgttatttgtaaaggtaggtagcttaaaaatagtttttctattcgataacaggcattgtgtagttttaatttacaaaacatatacaaaatagtcaaataccgtattgcaccAATAATACAGAAGATACTGGGAGATCCTCCGTTTCCACCCCTCGATCTCTCCTTACGCCTCTTTGTTCCAATACGCGCCTTTAGTAAGGTACGTATTGTAGTACTGTTAGGTAATGCGCTAACAACGGCGCTTGCAAAGAGTACGTATTATAAGTACAATTCTGCATAACACAGGTAAATGTTAAATGGATTGCTCGATATAAGGTAATATGGAACAGACTCACAGCTTTCCCTCCCCTCCCTTGTCCTCTCCATGCACACACCACATTCAAAATTCGTAACGTCCTCTCTCTTCACCTTACCAACTTAAAATTATGAACTGTCAATCTCTCAAATTGCCAGTTCGAAAAAAGATAAAGGTGTTACTACATGAAGTATGTTAACTACGAGTATAACTTCGTGGAATCGCGGGTTCCGCGACAGCTCGTCTTGTGCTGCCAGGATTAGAAAAACCTAATGTTTTGTTAATGCAACAGCTAAGTTTTATTATAGGTTGTTGAGTTCGTACCTACTAATTTTGTAAATACATCATGTACCACTACCACCTGTGTCTCAATATGTAAGTACCAATAGCTTCCTATTATCATCACCACACGCACTCGGTCACTTCACTATCTCACACGTACCTTTTTAACCATAATTGATGATAATcgcttttttttctggttttgaAACCGCTACATCTACAACTTTAACATTTCAGTCTGAACCTCAAGTTGTCACTGACTACTGCTGACCAAAAATGCGAAAGGGCGTACAATGAAtcaataagtaagtaagtacacaTAAATAAACGTCGTTTCATAGTGTAGACATGTTTGATGAGTTCTATCTATCGcattaagtaaatatatattttcttgtGAAACGTAGGCGGTAGCTCGTACCCATTAAAATACTTTGATAAGGCAGAGAGTTTGTTACGCATGTTCATGTCGATGACCttttatactccgtttaatttaaggtttgaacgcacgtttctcgatatttcgaacacGATATTTGgactaaaaatacttacatgtGCATATATTAGCGTTATTTATTACAGAAGTCCACACAATTTTAAACAGttccgttgtttcatttaaaaaagtgtacaaattttaccattaagtttcaaatgtaaaaataaatggagtatacgGATTCAGAAGATGCGACAGGTAACACGCGTGGGCGGAAAATAACTTGAATGTGAGCATCGCAAGTGGCACTCGAGTTTAATAATGGCATGAGGTTGGTAAATATGAGAATGTTgggaaataagtacctattgaaATCGTAAGAATAAACACTTGGCTAGTGTTAATACTATTAATGAAGAAAAGTCCTCGTTTCTCACGCGCCGAAATATGTTGGATGTTTTAAAGCTACTTAAGTAAGCCTACATACCTTACTATCTCGATCAatatttattaggtaggtataccttaCAATTATATGAACTAGGGTTTCATGGCAGAACAATGTACAACGACAGCATGTACCTAGTTATCCAATAACCGAACCAGtggtaaataagtttttgttaaaaattcaatttgtaataagtacattttttttgctgactgtactttttgttgactgtacttgcattgtcatccaaactacatttccgtaccaaatttcaagtcgatgccattaaccttagtgttagttttcggttacaaaatacgtctcgatcgcgttcgcgttaaaatctcaatttgtatggaaacacgaacagcgcctctagcggaacgtttgcgatgttcgtgtttccataaaaatagagattttaacgcgaacgcgatcgagaagtattttgttgtattttgtaaccgaaaacttacactaagggtacaggatgtcactaccagggcccaattgcataataaagtacaagctaagaAATatcaagaaaatacaaaatatccataggactaaaactactattaaattaaaataactaaaactaaaagtttaattaaaaaagaaaggtgggcctcttggcatggtgcccatcacgcaggcagcattcccgcgttgaactgcgattgcgattctttgcgcgagaaagctgccggcgcgagggttgccggTTGCCTCCCTTTGGCAAACACAGCATTCCATCCGAGGCAACGGGCACACAAGCTATAATAGTATTTgtgaattttaatacaaaatcgctagtacatactattagcttgtactttgttaagCGATCGGGCCCAGGTTATTGTATTATCACTGTCCAGATTCCcgtacataagtatgccaaatatcaaaaaatcggaccactggaactgggtcaaatttagctttcaagatttgacccaaacaaacaaataaataaacatacaggacaagctaaaaaaaaaaacaacaatgcaagtacaatcaacaacagtacagccagcaaaaaaaagcttgtattaaaaatgaaattattaccaaaaacttatttgtatgGTCCTCCCTCAGATATGCTATGCAAGATGCAGCGGGCCGCAGCAATGATTATCTTCTTCCTTCTATGGATTTATTTGCGGTACAATCCCTTCTAGTATTTTTGCGCCACACCGTACATTGATTGATTGTCAATAGCATTAAGTCAAAAGTGTTGgtcaacttgatttttatgcCAGGCCGGCCACTATAGTAGCTTGGCGGGTCGCAGGGAGTTGACCTATGCTACGTCTGTCGGTTCTTAGCCTATTCCTTCATGCTCCATAAACTATTGTTTGTACCGGCTACTAGTTGCCCTTTATACCTTCAGCGCAAAGTTAATTAAGTACCTTGCAACAGCTCGGCCTGCTGGTCTGGCGTGCTGGCCACGTCTTCGCGCACATCTTCCAGGTCTTCCGGGAAGGATGGCAGATCGTCGTGCTGCTCGTTGTCGTCGCGCGAGTGCAGCATGTCGAATACCTCGGACCTGTTGAAAAATTGTCAAATATTAGTGGGTAGATTATGCTTCAAACctttttccaataatttattttcaccgTCCAAAATTTCCACATTAGTAAGATTCTTAACGCGAGGGTAGAAAGTATGACCGTTATTAGATTCCATGTTATTATtgttgaaagaataaaaataatctgaCAACAACAATAGTCTAGGTATGATGTGGGTAGGTAAATAGGAAGGAATATAGTTTAGGTAATGTTTTAATCCGTACAAGTACAACCATCGTAACCAATAGTTAGGGTGGTAAATAAATACTTGGAATTTCGACTTGACCTAACTAACTGGACCAGACTAGATACCTCTCTGTGACACAAATTAGATTGCCTAGATTACCTACACAAGCTAAAGAGCAGCTGTACgcagtaataattaaatatcaataaactacGAATTAACAATAATTTCCATTGAAACCTCATTTGCACTTGATTGGGGTCACGCCGCGATTCATTGCGTTTCGAAAGCACCTAATCAACGCAATTAAAACACGCTATAAGCGCAGGCGCATTGTACCGCGTGTGCCCATTCGAGGTGCCGTTAC encodes:
- the LOC141427337 gene encoding uncharacterized protein isoform X2, with protein sequence MAYPRALYLILAAALVPLCLAETASPALESTMPNFPEEEEDNSRYKTLEANATLLKLLVNGNNGVSRSEVFDMLHSRDDNEQHDDLPSFPEDLEDVREDVASTPDQQAELLQGSRPVLKDSPRQIAGAEPIGTAAGIMILITCSLACLAYTALIIWRRKYLKENGLKHELLRNEDMNIAETRIEL